A region from the Helcococcus ovis genome encodes:
- a CDS encoding glycosyltransferase, with the protein MKIAIFTETYPPYINGVATQTKILKDTYEKLGHEVMVITVGSEKQTKIEFKDNVVYVPGIMLKKIYNYRIALPIHFSRIKIAKEFKPDVVHIQNEFAIGATGLRVAKKLNIPAIYTLHTEYDRFLFYVGLKYFEEFSKKISDKYFRKFYKKADVVTSPSPKAQCYMDRQGINKKVVVIDNAVEFENFRETEETKNFRVKFREKYNLNDDAKAFVFVGRIGDEKNIKELINNWIKSDFPEEKAKLFIIGNGPQFEEIQKQIIKNNFENKIILVGSVPNTEISKYLHAMDYYTTASLSEMHSISMLEAMACGLPAIIKLDKPNKDQIKKGINGYQWDSYEDFNKIFNKILSLSNEEAEKLKQNVLKYSIENDHLNQAKILLDIYQKAIEKKRKENK; encoded by the coding sequence ATGAAAATAGCAATTTTCACAGAAACTTATCCACCGTATATAAACGGTGTGGCAACACAAACGAAAATCTTAAAAGACACATACGAAAAATTGGGGCACGAAGTAATGGTAATTACCGTAGGTTCAGAAAAACAAACTAAAATTGAATTTAAGGATAATGTTGTTTATGTACCAGGTATTATGCTAAAGAAAATATATAATTATAGAATTGCATTACCTATACATTTTTCAAGAATAAAAATAGCTAAAGAATTTAAGCCGGATGTAGTCCATATTCAAAATGAATTCGCAATTGGAGCTACTGGTTTAAGAGTTGCAAAAAAGCTCAATATTCCTGCAATTTATACTTTACATACAGAATATGACAGATTTTTATTCTACGTTGGATTAAAATATTTTGAAGAATTTTCAAAAAAAATATCTGATAAGTATTTTAGAAAATTTTATAAAAAAGCTGACGTTGTTACGAGTCCATCTCCTAAAGCTCAATGCTATATGGATAGACAAGGTATTAACAAAAAAGTAGTAGTTATTGATAATGCAGTAGAGTTTGAGAATTTTAGGGAAACTGAAGAAACAAAGAATTTTAGAGTAAAATTTAGAGAAAAATATAATCTAAATGATGATGCAAAAGCATTTGTATTTGTAGGTAGAATTGGTGATGAAAAAAATATTAAGGAATTAATAAATAATTGGATAAAATCTGATTTCCCGGAAGAAAAAGCTAAATTATTTATCATTGGTAATGGACCACAATTTGAAGAAATACAAAAACAAATTATAAAAAATAATTTTGAAAATAAAATTATTTTAGTTGGTTCGGTGCCAAATACTGAAATTTCTAAATATTTGCATGCAATGGATTACTATACAACAGCTTCACTTTCAGAGATGCACTCAATTTCAATGCTTGAGGCAATGGCCTGTGGACTACCTGCAATTATTAAACTTGATAAACCTAATAAAGATCAAATAAAAAAAGGTATTAATGGGTATCAATGGGATAGCTATGAAGATTTCAATAAAATTTTTAACAAAATTTTAAGTTTAAGTAATGAAGAAGCTGAAAAATTAAAACAAAATGTGTTAAAATATTCTATAGAAAATGATCATTTAAATCAGGCTAAGATATTATTAGATATATATCAAAAAGCTATTGAAAAAAAACGTAAGGAGAATAAATGA
- a CDS encoding aldose epimerase family protein: MILEIKNNFNIAEIDTFGSYLNLLKFDEIDIIFPKQEILEGNDKKIRGGSHVCLPHFGASDKVGMDRHGFGRSSEWEVVELRENYLKLQLVKNIKQWENLISTMEYILLDNFLEIRLVVKNIGKESLFVSPAFHPYFKYESENEIYINGEKFDFNLEKLQNTIFYGKVNTLKTSNYEIVFEDKKLSKYVLWTNGTDKYLCVEPTFNFQALADDKELCEIKPESETEFLFKIIKR; encoded by the coding sequence ATGATTTTAGAAATCAAAAATAACTTTAATATTGCTGAAATTGACACGTTTGGTTCATATCTAAATCTATTAAAATTTGATGAAATAGATATCATATTTCCAAAGCAAGAAATTTTGGAAGGAAATGATAAAAAAATTAGAGGCGGGTCACACGTTTGTTTACCACATTTTGGAGCAAGTGATAAAGTAGGAATGGATAGACATGGTTTTGGAAGAAGCTCGGAATGGGAAGTAGTAGAATTAAGAGAAAATTATTTAAAACTTCAATTGGTAAAAAATATAAAACAATGGGAAAATTTAATTTCTACAATGGAGTATATACTTTTGGATAATTTTTTAGAAATCAGATTAGTAGTTAAAAATATCGGAAAAGAATCCTTATTTGTAAGTCCTGCATTTCATCCATATTTTAAGTATGAATCCGAAAATGAAATTTACATTAACGGGGAAAAATTTGATTTTAATTTAGAAAAATTACAAAACACTATATTTTATGGTAAAGTTAATACCTTAAAAACATCAAATTATGAAATAGTATTTGAAGATAAAAAACTTTCAAAATATGTTTTATGGACAAATGGAACTGATAAATACTTATGTGTAGAACCAACATTTAATTTTCAAGCTTTAGCAGACGATAAAGAATTATGTGAAATTAAACCTGAATCCGAAACTGAATTTTTATTTAAGATAATTAAACGATAA
- a CDS encoding exodeoxyribonuclease III, with protein MKLISWNVNGLRAVMNKGFMDYVNQENPDILCLQEIKMSEGQLKLDLPEYFEYYNYAEKKGYSGTAIFTKEKPLSESYGIGIEEHDKEGRVITLEFEDFYMVTCYTPNSKRGLLRLDYRQKWEDDFREYLLNLNKTKPVILCGDLNVAHKEIDLANPKSNRKNAGFTDEERNKFTELLNAGFIDTYRYFYPDITDMYTWWSYITKARERNIGWRIDYFVVSKDFEDRLLDASIHMEQLGSDHCPVVLYLK; from the coding sequence ATGAAGTTAATTTCATGGAATGTTAATGGACTGAGAGCTGTTATGAACAAAGGATTTATGGATTATGTAAATCAAGAAAATCCAGATATTCTTTGTTTGCAGGAAATAAAAATGTCTGAAGGTCAATTAAAACTGGACCTACCAGAATATTTTGAATACTACAACTATGCAGAAAAAAAAGGATATTCCGGTACAGCAATATTCACAAAAGAAAAACCTTTAAGTGAATCATATGGTATAGGTATCGAAGAACACGATAAAGAGGGTAGAGTTATCACTTTAGAATTTGAGGATTTTTATATGGTAACCTGTTACACACCAAATTCAAAAAGAGGATTACTCAGATTAGATTACAGACAAAAATGGGAAGATGATTTTAGGGAATATTTATTAAATCTTAACAAAACTAAACCCGTTATTTTATGCGGTGATTTAAATGTTGCTCATAAAGAAATCGACCTTGCAAATCCAAAATCTAATCGTAAAAATGCCGGTTTTACAGATGAGGAAAGAAATAAATTTACCGAATTGTTAAATGCAGGATTCATCGACACATATAGATATTTTTATCCTGATATTACTGATATGTACACATGGTGGTCATATATCACAAAGGCAAGAGAGAGAAATATCGGTTGGAGAATTGACTACTTTGTAGTAAGTAAGGATTTTGAAGATAGACTACTAGATGCAAGTATTCATATGGAGCAATTAGGATCAGACCACTGCCCTGTTGTCTTATATTTAAAATAA